The segment CTTGATTGCATAATGGCTCCTGTACACATTGCACAGGGTTCCAGTGTTACATATAAAGTGCAACCTTCTAAATTCCAAGAACCAAGTGTTTCTCCTGCCTGATCCATCGCAATAATTTCCGCATGCCCAGAAGGTTGGTGTTGCGTTTCTCGAACATTATGACCTCGTCCAATGATTTGATTGTTGTAGACAACGACAGCACCAACAGGAACTTCTTCTTTATCATAAGCTTGAAGTGCTTCTTGATATGCCGCATCCATATATTTGTTATGTTCGATAGTAACGCCCCCTTATATACAAAAAGAGCCACAACACACATAAGAGCTAATGTAAGGCTGCTGCATTCCTGCCCTGACCTGGTTAACTAGATTATGTTGTTGTAGCATAGTTATTATACCAAAACTGTCTTAAAATGCAACCTCTTAAACGACTAATTTAAATGTTCCACGTGAAACATTATGGTATAATTTCAATGGAGGTTTCTTATGATTAAATTAATAGCAACTGATATGGATCACACGCTTTTAGATGATGATTCAAATCTTCCTTGTAATTTTGAAGAGGTGCTTGCGGAGCTCAAGAACAACAACATCCATATGGTACTTGCAAGTGGTCGCACCCTCTTTAGCATTAAGAAGAAGGCCCATGATTATATCGATGATCTTTCGTTTGTTTCTGATAATGGTGCGATCGTTGAACATCAGGGTAAGATACTTTATCAATCTGTCTTTTCAAAACGCGATATTAAGATTGTTACCGAGGTTTTTAGACAATGCAAAGAAACATCGATTATCGCTTCCGGTATTAATTGCGCCTATGTCGAACTTGGTGATCCAGTCCACGAACAATATCTTGAAGAGTATTATCCTGGCTTTGTTATCGTCGATGACTTAACAGACGTTGATCTTAATTTCGTTAAAATAACTGCATGCAGTCTTCATCACACCGTTTCTAATTTCCAAGAGATCGTACAATCAGCTCTAAACGGAACCTTTAATGCCGTTACAGCTGGCGCGGTGTGGATCGATGTTATGAACTCTGATGTTAATAAAGGACAAGGAATCCAGCACCTTCTACAAACGCTTAATATCGATGCTGCGGACATTGTTACGTTTGGTGACTATCACAACGACATCCAGATGTTAAAGCTCGCTGGACGCTCGTATGCCGTTTCTAACGCACACGAAGATGTGAAGCGAATCGTTACTGAGGTAATTGATTCAAATAACAATAATGCGGTAATGAATCAAATTCAAAAATTAATCACTAAATAAAAAAATAGAGCCTATTGATTCGGCTCTATTTTTTTATTAAATCCCATATAGGGTTGTAATGCTTCTGGTATAAGTACGCTTCCGTCTGCTTGAAGATTGTTTTCTAAAAAGGCGATAAGCATTCGTGGTGGTGCTACTACCGTATTGTTTAAGGTATGTGCGTAAACACGTCCTTCTGGTGTGTCAATACGTATTTTTAATCGACGCGCTTGTGCATCTGTTAAATTTGAGCAACTTCCAACTTCAAAATATTTTTTCTGTCTAGGACTCCATGCTTCTACATCAACACTCTTGTTTTTTAAATCGGCAAGGTCTCCGGAACAACATTCGAGTACACGTACAGGAATATCAAGGGTTCTAAAGAAATCTACTGAATTATGATAAAGTTCTTCAAAGAGTGCTGCACTATCATTTGGATGACAAACGACTACCATTTCTTGTTTCTCAAATTGGTGTATACGGTATACACCGCGTTCTTCAATACCGTGCGCGCCCACTTCTTTTCGGAAACATGGTGAGTAGCTGGTAAGTTTGTGTGGGAGCGTTTCTCCATCAATAATTGTATCGATATACTTACCTATCATTGAGTGTTCACTCGTACCGATAAGATAAAGGTCTTCACCTTCAATTTTATACATCATGTTTTCCATCTCTTCAAAACTCATAACACCACTAACAACGTCACGATGAATCATAAATGGAGGGATTCCATAGTCATATCCACGATCAATCATGAAATCACGGGCATAAGTTGTCACCGCTGAATGAAGTCTCGCAATGTCTTTTTGTAAATAGTAGAATCCTGCTCCGGCAACCTTACGTGCGGCATCAAGATCAATTCCACCAAATGACTCCATAATATCCGTATGGTAAGGAACATCGAAGCCTTTATCGATAATTTCACCTACAGTATAACGTTCTACATTTTCGCTATCATCTTTTCCGATAGGAACGTCATCCGCAATAATATTAGGGATTTCCATCATCAAACCTTTAATTTTTTCAAATAGAGGTTCTTCTCTCTCTTCGATTTCTTTTAGTTCAAGGGCGAAGGCCTGTACCTGTTCCTTTACAGCATTTGCTTCTTCAATCTTCTTTTGTCCCATAAGTTGGCCGATTTGCTTACTTAAAGCATTACGTTGCCCTCTTAATTCATCCGCACGTGTTTTAATACCGCGGTATTCGATATCCAAAGCAATGATTTCATCTACCATATTTTCCTTATGATCTTGGAATTTCTTCTTAAGGTTGTCCTTAATAAGCTCAGGATTCGTTCTAAATAGATTAATATCTAACATATTTTTCTCCTTTTGAAAATAAAAAAAACACCTCTTAAGGGACGTATGTACGTGGTGCCACCCTTTTTTCATATGTTCCACGTGGAACATACCTTTAACAGATAACGGTTGTCTTCCGAAATTAATCTCTCCAGGGTGGAACTATAGCGTTTTATAATGATTTTCACCAAACATCATCTCTCTTAAATAAAACAGTTATATTATTCCCTTTCAACGAGTTTAAGTAAATTATAGCGATTATCATATTTTAAGTCAAATAGAATCGAAAGAAAAAAAGCAAGGATTT is part of the Erysipelothrix piscisicarius genome and harbors:
- a CDS encoding HAD family hydrolase encodes the protein MIKLIATDMDHTLLDDDSNLPCNFEEVLAELKNNNIHMVLASGRTLFSIKKKAHDYIDDLSFVSDNGAIVEHQGKILYQSVFSKRDIKIVTEVFRQCKETSIIASGINCAYVELGDPVHEQYLEEYYPGFVIVDDLTDVDLNFVKITACSLHHTVSNFQEIVQSALNGTFNAVTAGAVWIDVMNSDVNKGQGIQHLLQTLNIDAADIVTFGDYHNDIQMLKLAGRSYAVSNAHEDVKRIVTEVIDSNNNNAVMNQIQKLITK
- the serS gene encoding serine--tRNA ligase gives rise to the protein MLDINLFRTNPELIKDNLKKKFQDHKENMVDEIIALDIEYRGIKTRADELRGQRNALSKQIGQLMGQKKIEEANAVKEQVQAFALELKEIEEREEPLFEKIKGLMMEIPNIIADDVPIGKDDSENVERYTVGEIIDKGFDVPYHTDIMESFGGIDLDAARKVAGAGFYYLQKDIARLHSAVTTYARDFMIDRGYDYGIPPFMIHRDVVSGVMSFEEMENMMYKIEGEDLYLIGTSEHSMIGKYIDTIIDGETLPHKLTSYSPCFRKEVGAHGIEERGVYRIHQFEKQEMVVVCHPNDSAALFEELYHNSVDFFRTLDIPVRVLECCSGDLADLKNKSVDVEAWSPRQKKYFEVGSCSNLTDAQARRLKIRIDTPEGRVYAHTLNNTVVAPPRMLIAFLENNLQADGSVLIPEALQPYMGFNKKIEPNQ